In the genome of Pseudoliparis swirei isolate HS2019 ecotype Mariana Trench chromosome 3, NWPU_hadal_v1, whole genome shotgun sequence, one region contains:
- the map7d2a gene encoding MAP7 domain-containing protein 2a isoform X3: MAKTATSCSEITGEKMSPPSITLLLDKKSPTNGHGSPARTGRTTPSNTEKKPQINGHVSPSHINNNHAVVEGYMKTDDRMRLAKERREERERSLVAREQLIREKERRARLQYERTVEERWRRLDEQRQKEELRRAAVEGKRRQQLEEDRERLEALMKRSLERSLQLEQRTKRWSRGCPAGAGDSDNAPLPFSAASAFPHGIASPLPAVSESAPCSPHRSPFRGSLNPADHNRAGLQGGSQSTPNTPKKQRLRRERRTASPGCGSPLRRSESPASVPRHLASPATSKLASKMRSHSPSDARQYHHSPTRQRSNPSPDAKTPERHGEPSKAVRKNTDINATNPSSREAKGAADADVAKSRPPQGETLEKHLRRDTPSPDRKEHTPPNVDFQEKKMPSNAQDGDKKKESAPCASAGKAAAAGITNAEEATRVLAERRRQARAQKVLEEKRREREEEDRYREEQLKKQLAQERRQQEAKAQQLKEEGKKQEDLNRMKQEEDTRRKEEQEKLLQRQMDKEKEKAQVQAQEDADRLRQDRELQAQQEEEERQRRKKRIEEIMKRTRKGEADLKKEEQVETKPAGEVKTVQTNAQVNEQVLKKVEFQVKGQVNVKEKAPVEREEAARMDNQKSLHVKNNGQLNEEQQEVDVSRPHRAHVNAAEQTRKKPTAEVEGGVMNGAVEGEGSASKRSHPITAEVSRQRGPRASSAAPGESRSGVLRPSVAPLSLGHLSPPSITLKPLDVKGTASCDEPMEVSPAAREELISIPEFSPLIEMQHGGVSDTRALQDLMDLTGGGVSYAKRASEGNAGDCNKNLIEGVVSPMVDSKLIGMSSPSSNKMIIQ, from the exons ATGGCGAAAACCGCCACATCGTGCAGCGAAATAACAG GTGAAAAGATGTCACCGCCGTCCATCACTCTACTTCTTGACAAGAAATCTCCAACAAACGGCCACGGCTCTCCAGCCCGAACTGGGAGAACCA cTCCATCTAACACAGAGAAGAAGCCACAAATAAATGGACATGTGTCGCCttcacacatcaacaacaaccaTGCAG TTGTGGAGGGTTATATGAAGACAGACGACCGGATGCGATTAGCCAAAGAGAGGcgtgaggagagggagaggagcctGG TGGCCCGGGAGCAGCTGATCAGGGAGAAGGAGCGCCGAGCTCGGCTGCAGTACGAGCGCACGGTGGAGGAGCGCTGGAGGCGGCTGGACGAGCAGAGGCAGAAAGAGGAGCTCCGCAGGGCAGCggtggaggggaagaggaggcagcagcTCGAGGAGGACAGG GAGCGACTGGAGGCCCTGATGAAGCGCTCCCTGGAGCGCAGCCTCCAGCTGGAGCAGAGGACCAAGCGATGGAGCCGAGGCTGCCCTGCAGGAGCAG GTGACAGTGACAATGCCCCACTCCCTTTCTCTGCCGCCTCCGCCTTTCCCCATGGCATTGCCTCCCCCCTTCCTGCTGTCAGCGAATCTG CGCCCTGCAGCCCTCACAGGTCACCTTTCCGCGGCTCCCTGAACCCTGCGGATCACAACAGAGCTGGACTTCAGGGCGGCTCTCAGTCCACTCCCAATACCCCCAAG AAGCAGCGGCTGCGCAGAGAGAGAAGAACTGCATCTCCAGGCTGTGGATCCCCTTTGAGAAGATCCGAATCCCCTGCCAGTGTCCCCAGGCACTTGGCTTCCCCTGCAACCTCAAA GCTGGCATCCAAAATGCGTTCCCACTCCCCGAGCGACGCTCGTCAGTACCATCACTCTCCCACGAGACAACGATCAAACCCGTCGCCGGACGCCAAGACGCCGGAGAGGCACGGTGAACCATCCAAAGCGGTgagaaagaacaccgacatcaacGCCACAAATCCATCTTCGCGGGAGGCAAAAGGTGCGGCCGACGCCGACGTCGCTAAATCCAGACCACCTCAGGGAGAAACCTTGGAGAAGCATCTCAGAAGAGACACCCCGTCCCCCGACAGGAAGGAGCACACGCCTCCCAACGTGGACTTCCAAGAGAAGAAGATGCCGAGCAACGCTCAGGATGGAGACAAGAAGAAAG AATCGGCACCGTGTGCGTCCGCGGGGAAAGCGGCGGCGGCCGGCATCACCAACGCGGAGGAGGCCACCAGGGTGCTGGCGGAGCGCAGGCGTCAGGCTCGAGCTCAGAAAGTACTGGAGGAGAAAAGGCGcgagcgagaggaagaggaccg ATACCgggaggagcagctgaagaagcaACTGGCGCAGGAGCGGCGACAGCAGGAGGCGAAGGCTCAACagctgaaggaggaggggaagaagcaGGAAGATCTGAACAGGATGAAACAAGAGGAGGACacacggaggaaggaggagcaggagaagctgctgcagagacagatggacaaagag aaagaaaaagccCAAGTCCAAGCTCAGGAGGACGCAGACCGTCTGCGGCAAGACCGAGAACTGCAGGCGcagcaagaagaggaggagaggcaacgaagaaaaaag AGAATTGAGGAGATCATGAAGAGAACTAGGAAGGGTGAAGCCGACTTGAAG aaggaggagcaggtggagacgAAGCCAGCAG GTGAAGTAAAGACTGTTCAGACTAATGCTCAGGTGAATGAGCAAGTGTTGAAAAAGGTTGAGtttcaggtcaaaggtcaggtcaACGTGAAGGAAAAGGCCCcggtggagagagaagaagcAGCGCGGATGGACAATCAGAAGAGTTTGCACGTTAAAAACAACGGACAACTTAACGAAGAGCAGCAGGAAGTGGATGTCAGCCGGCCGCACAGAGCTCACGTCAACGCCGCGGAACAAACCCGTAAAAAGCCGACGGCAGAAGTCGAGGGCGGCGTGATGAACGGAGCGGTGGAGGGTGAAGGGAGCGCCTCGAAGAGAAGCCATCCGATAACCGCCGAGGTAAGCAGACAGCGGGGCCCGCGTGCGTCGTCGGCTGCTCCGGGGGAGTCCAGGTCGGGGGTCCTCAGACCGTCTGTGGCGCCCCTGTCCCTGGGTCACCTGTCGCCGCCAAGCATCACGCTGAAGCCGCTCGATGTGAAGGGTACGGCGTCCTGTGATGAGCCCATGGAGGTCAG CCCGGCTGCAAGGGAGGAACTGATTTCGATCCCGGAGTTCTCGCCACTCATCGAGATGCAGCACGGCGGCGTGAGCGACACCCGCGCTCTCCAAGACCTGATGGACCTGACCGGCGGCGGTGTCTCCTACGCCAAAAGGGCCTCTGAAGGCAACGCCGGCGACTGCAACAAGAACCTCATCGAGGGCGTCGTTAGTCCCATGGTGGACTCGAAGCTCATCGGGATGTCGTCTCCGTCCTCAAATAAAATGATCATCCAGTAG
- the map7d2a gene encoding MAP7 domain-containing protein 2a isoform X2: MAKTATSCSEITGEKMSPPSITLLLDKKSPTNGHGSPARTGRTTPSNTEKKPQINGHVSPSHINNNHAGKQIVEGYMKTDDRMRLAKERREERERSLVAREQLIREKERRARLQYERTVEERWRRLDEQRQKEELRRAAVEGKRRQQLEEDRERLEALMKRSLERSLQLEQRTKRWSRGCPAGAGDSDNAPLPFSAASAFPHGIASPLPAVSESAPCSPHRSPFRGSLNPADHNRAGLQGGSQSTPNTPKKQRLRRERRTASPGCGSPLRRSESPASVPRHLASPATSKLASKMRSHSPSDARQYHHSPTRQRSNPSPDAKTPERHGEPSKAVRKNTDINATNPSSREAKGAADADVAKSRPPQGETLEKHLRRDTPSPDRKEHTPPNVDFQEKKMPSNAQDGDKKKESAPCASAGKAAAAGITNAEEATRVLAERRRQARAQKVLEEKRREREEEDRYREEQLKKQLAQERRQQEAKAQQLKEEGKKQEDLNRMKQEEDTRRKEEQEKLLQRQMDKEKEKAQVQAQEDADRLRQDRELQAQQEEEERQRRKKRIEEIMKRTRKGEADLKEEQVETKPAGEVKTVQTNAQVNEQVLKKVEFQVKGQVNVKEKAPVEREEAARMDNQKSLHVKNNGQLNEEQQEVDVSRPHRAHVNAAEQTRKKPTAEVEGGVMNGAVEGEGSASKRSHPITAEVSRQRGPRASSAAPGESRSGVLRPSVAPLSLGHLSPPSITLKPLDVKGTASCDEPMEVSPAAREELISIPEFSPLIEMQHGGVSDTRALQDLMDLTGGGVSYAKRASEGNAGDCNKNLIEGVVSPMVDSKLIGMSSPSSNKMIIQ, encoded by the exons ATGGCGAAAACCGCCACATCGTGCAGCGAAATAACAG GTGAAAAGATGTCACCGCCGTCCATCACTCTACTTCTTGACAAGAAATCTCCAACAAACGGCCACGGCTCTCCAGCCCGAACTGGGAGAACCA cTCCATCTAACACAGAGAAGAAGCCACAAATAAATGGACATGTGTCGCCttcacacatcaacaacaaccaTGCAGGTAAACAAA TTGTGGAGGGTTATATGAAGACAGACGACCGGATGCGATTAGCCAAAGAGAGGcgtgaggagagggagaggagcctGG TGGCCCGGGAGCAGCTGATCAGGGAGAAGGAGCGCCGAGCTCGGCTGCAGTACGAGCGCACGGTGGAGGAGCGCTGGAGGCGGCTGGACGAGCAGAGGCAGAAAGAGGAGCTCCGCAGGGCAGCggtggaggggaagaggaggcagcagcTCGAGGAGGACAGG GAGCGACTGGAGGCCCTGATGAAGCGCTCCCTGGAGCGCAGCCTCCAGCTGGAGCAGAGGACCAAGCGATGGAGCCGAGGCTGCCCTGCAGGAGCAG GTGACAGTGACAATGCCCCACTCCCTTTCTCTGCCGCCTCCGCCTTTCCCCATGGCATTGCCTCCCCCCTTCCTGCTGTCAGCGAATCTG CGCCCTGCAGCCCTCACAGGTCACCTTTCCGCGGCTCCCTGAACCCTGCGGATCACAACAGAGCTGGACTTCAGGGCGGCTCTCAGTCCACTCCCAATACCCCCAAG AAGCAGCGGCTGCGCAGAGAGAGAAGAACTGCATCTCCAGGCTGTGGATCCCCTTTGAGAAGATCCGAATCCCCTGCCAGTGTCCCCAGGCACTTGGCTTCCCCTGCAACCTCAAA GCTGGCATCCAAAATGCGTTCCCACTCCCCGAGCGACGCTCGTCAGTACCATCACTCTCCCACGAGACAACGATCAAACCCGTCGCCGGACGCCAAGACGCCGGAGAGGCACGGTGAACCATCCAAAGCGGTgagaaagaacaccgacatcaacGCCACAAATCCATCTTCGCGGGAGGCAAAAGGTGCGGCCGACGCCGACGTCGCTAAATCCAGACCACCTCAGGGAGAAACCTTGGAGAAGCATCTCAGAAGAGACACCCCGTCCCCCGACAGGAAGGAGCACACGCCTCCCAACGTGGACTTCCAAGAGAAGAAGATGCCGAGCAACGCTCAGGATGGAGACAAGAAGAAAG AATCGGCACCGTGTGCGTCCGCGGGGAAAGCGGCGGCGGCCGGCATCACCAACGCGGAGGAGGCCACCAGGGTGCTGGCGGAGCGCAGGCGTCAGGCTCGAGCTCAGAAAGTACTGGAGGAGAAAAGGCGcgagcgagaggaagaggaccg ATACCgggaggagcagctgaagaagcaACTGGCGCAGGAGCGGCGACAGCAGGAGGCGAAGGCTCAACagctgaaggaggaggggaagaagcaGGAAGATCTGAACAGGATGAAACAAGAGGAGGACacacggaggaaggaggagcaggagaagctgctgcagagacagatggacaaagag aaagaaaaagccCAAGTCCAAGCTCAGGAGGACGCAGACCGTCTGCGGCAAGACCGAGAACTGCAGGCGcagcaagaagaggaggagaggcaacgaagaaaaaag AGAATTGAGGAGATCATGAAGAGAACTAGGAAGGGTGAAGCCGACTTGAAG gaggagcaggtggagacgAAGCCAGCAG GTGAAGTAAAGACTGTTCAGACTAATGCTCAGGTGAATGAGCAAGTGTTGAAAAAGGTTGAGtttcaggtcaaaggtcaggtcaACGTGAAGGAAAAGGCCCcggtggagagagaagaagcAGCGCGGATGGACAATCAGAAGAGTTTGCACGTTAAAAACAACGGACAACTTAACGAAGAGCAGCAGGAAGTGGATGTCAGCCGGCCGCACAGAGCTCACGTCAACGCCGCGGAACAAACCCGTAAAAAGCCGACGGCAGAAGTCGAGGGCGGCGTGATGAACGGAGCGGTGGAGGGTGAAGGGAGCGCCTCGAAGAGAAGCCATCCGATAACCGCCGAGGTAAGCAGACAGCGGGGCCCGCGTGCGTCGTCGGCTGCTCCGGGGGAGTCCAGGTCGGGGGTCCTCAGACCGTCTGTGGCGCCCCTGTCCCTGGGTCACCTGTCGCCGCCAAGCATCACGCTGAAGCCGCTCGATGTGAAGGGTACGGCGTCCTGTGATGAGCCCATGGAGGTCAG CCCGGCTGCAAGGGAGGAACTGATTTCGATCCCGGAGTTCTCGCCACTCATCGAGATGCAGCACGGCGGCGTGAGCGACACCCGCGCTCTCCAAGACCTGATGGACCTGACCGGCGGCGGTGTCTCCTACGCCAAAAGGGCCTCTGAAGGCAACGCCGGCGACTGCAACAAGAACCTCATCGAGGGCGTCGTTAGTCCCATGGTGGACTCGAAGCTCATCGGGATGTCGTCTCCGTCCTCAAATAAAATGATCATCCAGTAG
- the map7d2a gene encoding MAP7 domain-containing protein 2a isoform X4, with protein MAKTATSCSEITGEKMSPPSITLLLDKKSPTNGHGSPARTGRTTPSNTEKKPQINGHVSPSHINNNHAGKQIVEGYMKTDDRMRLAKERREERERSLVAREQLIREKERRARLQYERTVEERWRRLDEQRQKEELRRAAVEGKRRQQLEEDRERLEALMKRSLERSLQLEQRTKRWSRGCPAGAAPCSPHRSPFRGSLNPADHNRAGLQGGSQSTPNTPKKQRLRRERRTASPGCGSPLRRSESPASVPRHLASPATSKLASKMRSHSPSDARQYHHSPTRQRSNPSPDAKTPERHGEPSKAVRKNTDINATNPSSREAKGAADADVAKSRPPQGETLEKHLRRDTPSPDRKEHTPPNVDFQEKKMPSNAQDGDKKKESAPCASAGKAAAAGITNAEEATRVLAERRRQARAQKVLEEKRREREEEDRYREEQLKKQLAQERRQQEAKAQQLKEEGKKQEDLNRMKQEEDTRRKEEQEKLLQRQMDKEKEKAQVQAQEDADRLRQDRELQAQQEEEERQRRKKRIEEIMKRTRKGEADLKKEEQVETKPAGEVKTVQTNAQVNEQVLKKVEFQVKGQVNVKEKAPVEREEAARMDNQKSLHVKNNGQLNEEQQEVDVSRPHRAHVNAAEQTRKKPTAEVEGGVMNGAVEGEGSASKRSHPITAEVSRQRGPRASSAAPGESRSGVLRPSVAPLSLGHLSPPSITLKPLDVKGTASCDEPMEVSPAAREELISIPEFSPLIEMQHGGVSDTRALQDLMDLTGGGVSYAKRASEGNAGDCNKNLIEGVVSPMVDSKLIGMSSPSSNKMIIQ; from the exons ATGGCGAAAACCGCCACATCGTGCAGCGAAATAACAG GTGAAAAGATGTCACCGCCGTCCATCACTCTACTTCTTGACAAGAAATCTCCAACAAACGGCCACGGCTCTCCAGCCCGAACTGGGAGAACCA cTCCATCTAACACAGAGAAGAAGCCACAAATAAATGGACATGTGTCGCCttcacacatcaacaacaaccaTGCAGGTAAACAAA TTGTGGAGGGTTATATGAAGACAGACGACCGGATGCGATTAGCCAAAGAGAGGcgtgaggagagggagaggagcctGG TGGCCCGGGAGCAGCTGATCAGGGAGAAGGAGCGCCGAGCTCGGCTGCAGTACGAGCGCACGGTGGAGGAGCGCTGGAGGCGGCTGGACGAGCAGAGGCAGAAAGAGGAGCTCCGCAGGGCAGCggtggaggggaagaggaggcagcagcTCGAGGAGGACAGG GAGCGACTGGAGGCCCTGATGAAGCGCTCCCTGGAGCGCAGCCTCCAGCTGGAGCAGAGGACCAAGCGATGGAGCCGAGGCTGCCCTGCAGGAGCAG CGCCCTGCAGCCCTCACAGGTCACCTTTCCGCGGCTCCCTGAACCCTGCGGATCACAACAGAGCTGGACTTCAGGGCGGCTCTCAGTCCACTCCCAATACCCCCAAG AAGCAGCGGCTGCGCAGAGAGAGAAGAACTGCATCTCCAGGCTGTGGATCCCCTTTGAGAAGATCCGAATCCCCTGCCAGTGTCCCCAGGCACTTGGCTTCCCCTGCAACCTCAAA GCTGGCATCCAAAATGCGTTCCCACTCCCCGAGCGACGCTCGTCAGTACCATCACTCTCCCACGAGACAACGATCAAACCCGTCGCCGGACGCCAAGACGCCGGAGAGGCACGGTGAACCATCCAAAGCGGTgagaaagaacaccgacatcaacGCCACAAATCCATCTTCGCGGGAGGCAAAAGGTGCGGCCGACGCCGACGTCGCTAAATCCAGACCACCTCAGGGAGAAACCTTGGAGAAGCATCTCAGAAGAGACACCCCGTCCCCCGACAGGAAGGAGCACACGCCTCCCAACGTGGACTTCCAAGAGAAGAAGATGCCGAGCAACGCTCAGGATGGAGACAAGAAGAAAG AATCGGCACCGTGTGCGTCCGCGGGGAAAGCGGCGGCGGCCGGCATCACCAACGCGGAGGAGGCCACCAGGGTGCTGGCGGAGCGCAGGCGTCAGGCTCGAGCTCAGAAAGTACTGGAGGAGAAAAGGCGcgagcgagaggaagaggaccg ATACCgggaggagcagctgaagaagcaACTGGCGCAGGAGCGGCGACAGCAGGAGGCGAAGGCTCAACagctgaaggaggaggggaagaagcaGGAAGATCTGAACAGGATGAAACAAGAGGAGGACacacggaggaaggaggagcaggagaagctgctgcagagacagatggacaaagag aaagaaaaagccCAAGTCCAAGCTCAGGAGGACGCAGACCGTCTGCGGCAAGACCGAGAACTGCAGGCGcagcaagaagaggaggagaggcaacgaagaaaaaag AGAATTGAGGAGATCATGAAGAGAACTAGGAAGGGTGAAGCCGACTTGAAG aaggaggagcaggtggagacgAAGCCAGCAG GTGAAGTAAAGACTGTTCAGACTAATGCTCAGGTGAATGAGCAAGTGTTGAAAAAGGTTGAGtttcaggtcaaaggtcaggtcaACGTGAAGGAAAAGGCCCcggtggagagagaagaagcAGCGCGGATGGACAATCAGAAGAGTTTGCACGTTAAAAACAACGGACAACTTAACGAAGAGCAGCAGGAAGTGGATGTCAGCCGGCCGCACAGAGCTCACGTCAACGCCGCGGAACAAACCCGTAAAAAGCCGACGGCAGAAGTCGAGGGCGGCGTGATGAACGGAGCGGTGGAGGGTGAAGGGAGCGCCTCGAAGAGAAGCCATCCGATAACCGCCGAGGTAAGCAGACAGCGGGGCCCGCGTGCGTCGTCGGCTGCTCCGGGGGAGTCCAGGTCGGGGGTCCTCAGACCGTCTGTGGCGCCCCTGTCCCTGGGTCACCTGTCGCCGCCAAGCATCACGCTGAAGCCGCTCGATGTGAAGGGTACGGCGTCCTGTGATGAGCCCATGGAGGTCAG CCCGGCTGCAAGGGAGGAACTGATTTCGATCCCGGAGTTCTCGCCACTCATCGAGATGCAGCACGGCGGCGTGAGCGACACCCGCGCTCTCCAAGACCTGATGGACCTGACCGGCGGCGGTGTCTCCTACGCCAAAAGGGCCTCTGAAGGCAACGCCGGCGACTGCAACAAGAACCTCATCGAGGGCGTCGTTAGTCCCATGGTGGACTCGAAGCTCATCGGGATGTCGTCTCCGTCCTCAAATAAAATGATCATCCAGTAG
- the map7d2a gene encoding MAP7 domain-containing protein 2a isoform X1: MAKTATSCSEITGEKMSPPSITLLLDKKSPTNGHGSPARTGRTTPSNTEKKPQINGHVSPSHINNNHAGKQIVEGYMKTDDRMRLAKERREERERSLVAREQLIREKERRARLQYERTVEERWRRLDEQRQKEELRRAAVEGKRRQQLEEDRERLEALMKRSLERSLQLEQRTKRWSRGCPAGAGDSDNAPLPFSAASAFPHGIASPLPAVSESAPCSPHRSPFRGSLNPADHNRAGLQGGSQSTPNTPKKQRLRRERRTASPGCGSPLRRSESPASVPRHLASPATSKLASKMRSHSPSDARQYHHSPTRQRSNPSPDAKTPERHGEPSKAVRKNTDINATNPSSREAKGAADADVAKSRPPQGETLEKHLRRDTPSPDRKEHTPPNVDFQEKKMPSNAQDGDKKKESAPCASAGKAAAAGITNAEEATRVLAERRRQARAQKVLEEKRREREEEDRYREEQLKKQLAQERRQQEAKAQQLKEEGKKQEDLNRMKQEEDTRRKEEQEKLLQRQMDKEKEKAQVQAQEDADRLRQDRELQAQQEEEERQRRKKRIEEIMKRTRKGEADLKKEEQVETKPAGEVKTVQTNAQVNEQVLKKVEFQVKGQVNVKEKAPVEREEAARMDNQKSLHVKNNGQLNEEQQEVDVSRPHRAHVNAAEQTRKKPTAEVEGGVMNGAVEGEGSASKRSHPITAEVSRQRGPRASSAAPGESRSGVLRPSVAPLSLGHLSPPSITLKPLDVKGTASCDEPMEVSPAAREELISIPEFSPLIEMQHGGVSDTRALQDLMDLTGGGVSYAKRASEGNAGDCNKNLIEGVVSPMVDSKLIGMSSPSSNKMIIQ, translated from the exons ATGGCGAAAACCGCCACATCGTGCAGCGAAATAACAG GTGAAAAGATGTCACCGCCGTCCATCACTCTACTTCTTGACAAGAAATCTCCAACAAACGGCCACGGCTCTCCAGCCCGAACTGGGAGAACCA cTCCATCTAACACAGAGAAGAAGCCACAAATAAATGGACATGTGTCGCCttcacacatcaacaacaaccaTGCAGGTAAACAAA TTGTGGAGGGTTATATGAAGACAGACGACCGGATGCGATTAGCCAAAGAGAGGcgtgaggagagggagaggagcctGG TGGCCCGGGAGCAGCTGATCAGGGAGAAGGAGCGCCGAGCTCGGCTGCAGTACGAGCGCACGGTGGAGGAGCGCTGGAGGCGGCTGGACGAGCAGAGGCAGAAAGAGGAGCTCCGCAGGGCAGCggtggaggggaagaggaggcagcagcTCGAGGAGGACAGG GAGCGACTGGAGGCCCTGATGAAGCGCTCCCTGGAGCGCAGCCTCCAGCTGGAGCAGAGGACCAAGCGATGGAGCCGAGGCTGCCCTGCAGGAGCAG GTGACAGTGACAATGCCCCACTCCCTTTCTCTGCCGCCTCCGCCTTTCCCCATGGCATTGCCTCCCCCCTTCCTGCTGTCAGCGAATCTG CGCCCTGCAGCCCTCACAGGTCACCTTTCCGCGGCTCCCTGAACCCTGCGGATCACAACAGAGCTGGACTTCAGGGCGGCTCTCAGTCCACTCCCAATACCCCCAAG AAGCAGCGGCTGCGCAGAGAGAGAAGAACTGCATCTCCAGGCTGTGGATCCCCTTTGAGAAGATCCGAATCCCCTGCCAGTGTCCCCAGGCACTTGGCTTCCCCTGCAACCTCAAA GCTGGCATCCAAAATGCGTTCCCACTCCCCGAGCGACGCTCGTCAGTACCATCACTCTCCCACGAGACAACGATCAAACCCGTCGCCGGACGCCAAGACGCCGGAGAGGCACGGTGAACCATCCAAAGCGGTgagaaagaacaccgacatcaacGCCACAAATCCATCTTCGCGGGAGGCAAAAGGTGCGGCCGACGCCGACGTCGCTAAATCCAGACCACCTCAGGGAGAAACCTTGGAGAAGCATCTCAGAAGAGACACCCCGTCCCCCGACAGGAAGGAGCACACGCCTCCCAACGTGGACTTCCAAGAGAAGAAGATGCCGAGCAACGCTCAGGATGGAGACAAGAAGAAAG AATCGGCACCGTGTGCGTCCGCGGGGAAAGCGGCGGCGGCCGGCATCACCAACGCGGAGGAGGCCACCAGGGTGCTGGCGGAGCGCAGGCGTCAGGCTCGAGCTCAGAAAGTACTGGAGGAGAAAAGGCGcgagcgagaggaagaggaccg ATACCgggaggagcagctgaagaagcaACTGGCGCAGGAGCGGCGACAGCAGGAGGCGAAGGCTCAACagctgaaggaggaggggaagaagcaGGAAGATCTGAACAGGATGAAACAAGAGGAGGACacacggaggaaggaggagcaggagaagctgctgcagagacagatggacaaagag aaagaaaaagccCAAGTCCAAGCTCAGGAGGACGCAGACCGTCTGCGGCAAGACCGAGAACTGCAGGCGcagcaagaagaggaggagaggcaacgaagaaaaaag AGAATTGAGGAGATCATGAAGAGAACTAGGAAGGGTGAAGCCGACTTGAAG aaggaggagcaggtggagacgAAGCCAGCAG GTGAAGTAAAGACTGTTCAGACTAATGCTCAGGTGAATGAGCAAGTGTTGAAAAAGGTTGAGtttcaggtcaaaggtcaggtcaACGTGAAGGAAAAGGCCCcggtggagagagaagaagcAGCGCGGATGGACAATCAGAAGAGTTTGCACGTTAAAAACAACGGACAACTTAACGAAGAGCAGCAGGAAGTGGATGTCAGCCGGCCGCACAGAGCTCACGTCAACGCCGCGGAACAAACCCGTAAAAAGCCGACGGCAGAAGTCGAGGGCGGCGTGATGAACGGAGCGGTGGAGGGTGAAGGGAGCGCCTCGAAGAGAAGCCATCCGATAACCGCCGAGGTAAGCAGACAGCGGGGCCCGCGTGCGTCGTCGGCTGCTCCGGGGGAGTCCAGGTCGGGGGTCCTCAGACCGTCTGTGGCGCCCCTGTCCCTGGGTCACCTGTCGCCGCCAAGCATCACGCTGAAGCCGCTCGATGTGAAGGGTACGGCGTCCTGTGATGAGCCCATGGAGGTCAG CCCGGCTGCAAGGGAGGAACTGATTTCGATCCCGGAGTTCTCGCCACTCATCGAGATGCAGCACGGCGGCGTGAGCGACACCCGCGCTCTCCAAGACCTGATGGACCTGACCGGCGGCGGTGTCTCCTACGCCAAAAGGGCCTCTGAAGGCAACGCCGGCGACTGCAACAAGAACCTCATCGAGGGCGTCGTTAGTCCCATGGTGGACTCGAAGCTCATCGGGATGTCGTCTCCGTCCTCAAATAAAATGATCATCCAGTAG